A stretch of the Pseudomonas helvetica genome encodes the following:
- the nuoJ gene encoding NADH-quinone oxidoreductase subunit J — protein sequence MEFAFYFASGVAVVSTLRVITNTNPVHALLYLIISLLAVAMTFFSLGAPFAGVLEVIAYAGAIMVLFVFVVMMLNLGPASVQQERVWLKPGIWAGPVVLAALLLAELLYVLFSHSSGSGVGHTTVDAKAVGISLFGPYLLVVELASMLLLAAAVTAFHLGRNEAKE from the coding sequence ATGGAATTCGCTTTCTATTTCGCGTCAGGAGTTGCCGTTGTGTCCACGCTTCGCGTGATCACCAACACCAATCCTGTACACGCCCTGCTCTACCTGATTATTTCGCTGCTCGCCGTGGCGATGACCTTTTTCAGCCTCGGTGCGCCATTTGCCGGTGTACTGGAAGTGATCGCCTACGCCGGCGCCATCATGGTGCTGTTCGTGTTCGTGGTGATGATGCTGAACCTCGGCCCCGCCTCGGTTCAGCAAGAGCGCGTCTGGCTCAAGCCCGGCATCTGGGCGGGTCCCGTTGTACTGGCTGCGCTGCTGCTGGCTGAACTGCTGTATGTGCTGTTCAGCCATTCCAGCGGCAGCGGCGTCGGCCACACCACCGTAGACGCCAAGGCCGTGGGCATCAGCCTGTTCGGTCCTTATCTGCTGGTGGTCGAACTCGCCTCGATGCTGCTGCTCGCCGCAGCCGTCACGGCGTTCCATTTGGGCCGCAACGAGGCGAAGGAGTAA
- the nuoK gene encoding NADH-quinone oxidoreductase subunit NuoK — protein sequence MPAIPLEHGLAVAGILFCLGLVGLMVRRNILFVLMSLEVMMNASALAFIVAGSRWGQPDGQIMFILVISLAAAEASIGLAILLQLHRRFHTLDIDAASEMRG from the coding sequence ATGCCTGCTATCCCTCTCGAACATGGTCTGGCGGTTGCCGGCATCCTGTTCTGCCTCGGTCTGGTTGGCCTGATGGTCCGCCGCAACATTCTTTTCGTGCTGATGAGCCTGGAGGTCATGATGAATGCCTCCGCACTGGCGTTCATCGTTGCCGGTAGCCGTTGGGGCCAGCCGGATGGACAGATCATGTTCATCCTGGTGATCAGCCTGGCAGCTGCCGAGGCCAGTATTGGCCTGGCGATTCTGTTGCAGCTGCATCGCCGCTTCCACACTCTCGATATCGACGCTGCCAGCGAGATGCGCGGATGA
- the nuoL gene encoding NADH-quinone oxidoreductase subunit L produces the protein MNLLYLTFVFPLIGFLLLSFSRGRLSENLSALIGVGSVGLSAIVAAYVIWQFNVAPPEGGHVTQVLWQWMSVGDFKPNFALYLDGLSVTMLGVVVGVGFLIHLFASWYMRGEDGYSRFFAYTNLFIASMLFLVLGDNLLFLYFGWEGVGLCSYLLIGFYYSNRNNGNAALKAFIVTRIGDVFMAIGLFILFQQLGTLNIQELLVKAPEHFKTGDFWIVMATLMLLGGAVGKSAQLPLQTWLADAMAGPTPVSALIHAATMVTAGVYLIARTHGLFALAPDILHLVGIVGGVTLVLAGFAALVQTDIKRILAYSTMSQIGYMFLALGVGAWEGAIFHLMTHAFFKALLFLASGSVIVACHHEQNIFKMGGLWKKLPLAYTSFIVGGAALAALPLVTAGFYSKDEILWEAFASGNHGLLYAGLVGAFMTSLYTFRLIFIAFHGEVKTEAHAGHGIAHWLPLSVLIVLSTAIGAMIVPPLHGVLPESVGHAGGEAKHSLELASGAIALSGILLAALLFLGKRRFVTAIANSGIGRLLSAWWFAAWGFDWIYDKLFVKPYLAISHMLRKDPFDQTIGLIPRMAKGGHNSLSRTETGQLRWYAASMAAGAVLVIGAVVLVAV, from the coding sequence ATGAACCTTCTCTATCTGACTTTCGTATTCCCCCTGATCGGTTTCCTGCTGCTTTCGTTCTCACGCGGGCGCCTCTCGGAAAACCTCTCGGCGCTGATCGGCGTCGGCTCCGTCGGCCTCTCGGCGATCGTTGCTGCCTATGTGATCTGGCAGTTCAACGTCGCGCCGCCTGAAGGCGGTCACGTCACCCAGGTGTTGTGGCAGTGGATGTCGGTAGGCGACTTCAAGCCGAACTTCGCCCTGTACCTGGATGGCCTGTCCGTGACTATGCTCGGTGTGGTCGTCGGCGTGGGCTTCCTGATCCACCTGTTCGCGTCCTGGTACATGCGCGGTGAAGACGGTTACTCGCGCTTCTTCGCGTACACCAACCTGTTTATCGCCAGCATGCTGTTCCTGGTGCTGGGCGATAACCTGTTGTTCCTGTACTTCGGTTGGGAAGGCGTGGGCCTGTGCAGCTACCTGTTGATCGGTTTCTACTACAGCAACCGCAACAACGGTAACGCCGCACTCAAAGCCTTCATCGTCACCCGTATCGGTGACGTGTTCATGGCCATCGGCCTGTTCATCCTGTTCCAGCAGTTGGGCACGCTGAACATTCAAGAGCTGCTGGTCAAAGCGCCTGAGCACTTCAAGACCGGCGACTTCTGGATCGTCATGGCGACCCTGATGCTGCTGGGTGGCGCTGTCGGTAAATCCGCGCAACTGCCGCTGCAAACCTGGCTGGCGGATGCGATGGCCGGCCCTACCCCGGTTTCGGCACTGATCCACGCCGCGACCATGGTGACCGCCGGTGTCTACCTGATCGCCCGTACCCACGGTCTGTTCGCCCTGGCACCGGATATCCTGCACCTGGTCGGCATCGTCGGCGGTGTGACCCTGGTGCTCGCCGGTTTCGCAGCCCTGGTCCAAACCGACATCAAACGTATCCTCGCCTACTCGACCATGAGCCAGATCGGCTACATGTTCCTGGCGCTGGGCGTAGGTGCCTGGGAAGGCGCGATCTTCCACCTGATGACTCACGCATTCTTCAAGGCGCTGCTGTTCCTTGCTTCCGGTTCGGTGATCGTTGCCTGCCACCACGAACAGAACATCTTCAAGATGGGCGGTCTGTGGAAGAAACTGCCACTGGCCTACACCAGCTTCATCGTCGGCGGCGCGGCCCTTGCGGCCCTGCCACTGGTGACCGCAGGTTTCTACTCGAAAGACGAAATCCTCTGGGAAGCCTTCGCCAGCGGCAACCACGGTCTGCTCTATGCAGGTCTGGTGGGTGCCTTCATGACGTCGCTGTACACCTTCCGCCTGATCTTCATCGCGTTCCACGGTGAAGTGAAGACCGAAGCCCATGCCGGCCACGGCATCGCCCACTGGCTGCCACTGTCGGTGCTGATCGTACTGTCGACCGCCATTGGCGCGATGATCGTTCCGCCACTGCACGGCGTACTGCCAGAAAGCGTTGGGCATGCCGGCGGCGAAGCCAAGCACAGCCTGGAACTGGCCTCGGGCGCTATCGCCCTGTCCGGTATCCTGCTGGCCGCGCTGCTGTTCCTCGGCAAGCGTCGCTTCGTCACCGCCATCGCCAACAGCGGCATCGGCCGTCTGCTCTCGGCCTGGTGGTTCGCGGCCTGGGGCTTCGACTGGATCTACGACAAACTGTTCGTCAAGCCGTACCTTGCGATCAGCCACATGCTGCGCAAAGACCCGTTCGACCAAACCATCGGTTTGATCCCGCGGATGGCCAAAGGGGGTCACAACTCCCTGAGCCGTACCGAAACAGGTCAACTGCGTTGGTACGCCGCCTCGATGGCTGCTGGTGCCGTGCTGGTTATCGGCGCTGTCGTGCTGGTAGCGGTCTGA
- the nuoM gene encoding NADH-quinone oxidoreductase subunit M — protein sequence MILPWLILIPFIGGLLCWMGERFGATLPRWIALITMSLLLSLGLWLWAHGDYSFAPAPGADQTWALEFKHVWIERFGINVHLALDGLSLLMIMLTGLLGVLSVLCSWKEIQRHVGFFHLNLMWILGGVVGVFLALDLFMFFFFWEMMLVPMYFLIALWGHSSSDGKKTRIYAATKFFIFTQASGLIMLVAILGLVLVNFNSTGVITFNYADLLKTKMSLTTEYVLMLGFFIAFAVKLPVVPFHSWLPDAHAQAPTAGSVDLAGILLKTAAYGLLRFALPLFPNASAEFAPFAMALGLVGIFYGAFLAFAQTDIKRLVAYSSVSHMGFVLIGIYSGSQLALQGAVIQMLAHGLSAAALFILCGQLYERTHTRDMREMGGLWSKIAYLPAISLFFAAASLGLPVTGNFVGEFLILIGTFASAPWVTVIATAGLVFGSVYSLIMIHRAYFGPSKSDAVLHGMDTREMIMVVGLAALLIYIGVYPQPFLDTSAATMHGVQQWFGTAFTQLASAR from the coding sequence ATGATTTTGCCATGGCTAATCCTGATCCCCTTCATCGGCGGCCTGCTGTGCTGGATGGGTGAGCGCTTCGGCGCTACCCTCCCCCGCTGGATTGCGCTGATCACCATGTCCCTGCTGCTCTCCCTCGGCCTCTGGCTGTGGGCCCACGGTGACTATTCATTTGCTCCGGCGCCTGGCGCCGATCAGACCTGGGCGCTTGAGTTCAAGCATGTCTGGATCGAGCGCTTCGGCATCAACGTGCACCTGGCCCTCGACGGCCTGTCGCTGTTGATGATCATGCTGACCGGTCTGCTGGGTGTCCTCTCGGTACTCTGCTCGTGGAAAGAGATCCAGCGTCATGTTGGCTTCTTCCACCTGAACCTGATGTGGATCCTGGGCGGTGTCGTCGGCGTGTTCCTGGCCCTCGACCTGTTCATGTTCTTCTTCTTCTGGGAAATGATGCTGGTGCCGATGTATTTCCTCATCGCGCTCTGGGGTCACAGTTCTTCGGACGGCAAGAAAACCCGGATCTACGCGGCGACCAAGTTCTTCATCTTCACTCAGGCCAGCGGCCTGATCATGCTGGTGGCGATCCTGGGTCTGGTACTGGTCAACTTCAACAGCACGGGCGTGATTACTTTCAACTACGCCGACCTGTTGAAAACCAAGATGTCGCTGACCACCGAGTACGTTCTGATGCTTGGCTTCTTCATCGCCTTCGCGGTGAAGCTGCCGGTGGTGCCGTTCCACTCCTGGCTGCCGGATGCTCACGCACAGGCACCGACTGCGGGTTCCGTTGACCTGGCCGGTATTCTGCTGAAGACCGCTGCGTACGGTCTGCTGCGTTTCGCCCTGCCGTTGTTCCCGAATGCGTCGGCCGAGTTCGCGCCGTTCGCCATGGCCCTGGGCCTGGTCGGGATCTTCTACGGTGCGTTCCTGGCGTTCGCCCAGACCGACATCAAGCGTCTGGTTGCGTACTCCAGCGTTTCGCACATGGGCTTCGTGTTGATCGGCATCTACTCCGGCAGCCAGTTGGCCCTGCAAGGCGCAGTGATCCAGATGCTCGCGCACGGCCTGTCGGCAGCGGCACTCTTTATCCTCTGCGGCCAGCTCTACGAGCGCACCCACACTCGCGACATGCGTGAGATGGGCGGCCTGTGGTCGAAGATCGCCTACCTGCCTGCCATCAGCCTGTTCTTCGCTGCAGCTTCGCTGGGCTTGCCGGTGACCGGTAACTTCGTCGGTGAATTCCTGATCCTGATCGGCACCTTTGCCAGCGCGCCGTGGGTCACCGTGATCGCGACTGCCGGCCTGGTGTTCGGTTCGGTCTACTCGCTGATCATGATTCACCGTGCCTACTTCGGTCCGTCCAAATCGGACGCCGTGCTGCATGGCATGGATACTCGCGAAATGATCATGGTGGTTGGACTGGCGGCACTGCTGATTTACATCGGCGTCTACCCGCAACCGTTCCTCGATACCTCTGCCGCGACGATGCATGGCGTGCAGCAATGGTTCGGTACCGCCTTCACTCAACTCGCTTCGGCCCGGTAA
- the nuoN gene encoding NADH-quinone oxidoreductase subunit NuoN gives MDFTIQHFIALAPLLITSATIIVVMLAIAWRRNHSQTFLLSVAGLNLALLSILPALKVAPLAVTPLLQIDSFACLYMALILVATLACVTLAHAYLGEGGTGYPGNREELYLLILMAAAGGLVLVSAQHLAGLFVGLELLSVPVYGLVAYAFFNKRSLEAGIKYMVLSAAGSAFLLFGMALLYAEAGTLSFSGIGHALAATGLPSPLAQMGLGMMLIGLAFKLSLVPFHLWTPDVYEGAPAPVAAFLATASKVAVFAVMVRLFQISPVASSGVLSTVLTVIAIASILFGNLLALTQSNLKRLLGYSSIAHFGYLLIALVASKGLAMEAIGVYLVTYVITSLGAFGVITLMSSPYKGRDADALYEYRGLFWRRPYLTAVLTVMMLSLAGIPLTAGFIGKFYIIATGVESHQWWLVGSLVLGSAIGVFYYLRVMVTLYLIEPNLRRVDAQLHWEQKAGGVMLLAIAVLAFFLGLYPQPLLALVQQTGLAG, from the coding sequence ATGGACTTTACGATTCAACACTTTATCGCGCTTGCGCCATTGTTGATCACCAGCGCCACGATCATCGTGGTGATGCTGGCGATCGCCTGGCGCCGCAACCACTCGCAGACCTTCCTGCTGTCGGTCGCGGGTCTGAACCTGGCCTTGCTGTCGATCCTGCCAGCTTTGAAAGTCGCGCCTCTGGCCGTGACGCCCTTGCTGCAGATCGACAGCTTTGCCTGCCTGTACATGGCGCTGATCCTGGTCGCCACCCTCGCTTGCGTCACTCTCGCCCATGCCTACCTCGGCGAAGGCGGTACGGGTTACCCGGGCAACCGTGAAGAACTGTACCTGCTGATCCTGATGGCTGCCGCCGGTGGCCTGGTTCTGGTCAGCGCGCAGCACCTGGCCGGGTTGTTCGTCGGTCTGGAACTGCTCTCGGTACCGGTCTACGGTCTGGTGGCCTATGCCTTCTTCAACAAGCGCTCACTGGAAGCCGGCATCAAGTACATGGTGCTGTCGGCAGCCGGTTCGGCGTTCCTGTTGTTCGGTATGGCCCTGCTCTACGCCGAAGCCGGCACCCTGAGCTTCAGCGGCATCGGCCACGCCCTTGCGGCCACCGGACTGCCAAGCCCGCTGGCGCAGATGGGCCTGGGCATGATGCTGATCGGCCTGGCGTTCAAGCTGTCGCTGGTACCGTTCCACCTCTGGACGCCGGACGTCTACGAAGGTGCCCCGGCACCGGTAGCAGCGTTCCTGGCCACTGCCTCGAAAGTTGCCGTGTTCGCGGTCATGGTGCGTTTGTTCCAGATCTCGCCAGTGGCCAGCAGCGGTGTGTTGAGCACCGTGCTGACCGTGATCGCGATTGCCTCGATCCTGTTCGGTAACCTGTTGGCACTGACCCAGAGCAACCTCAAGCGTCTGCTGGGTTACTCGTCCATCGCGCACTTCGGTTACCTGCTGATCGCCCTGGTGGCGAGCAAGGGTCTGGCGATGGAAGCCATCGGCGTTTACCTGGTCACCTACGTGATCACCAGCCTCGGTGCTTTCGGCGTGATCACCCTGATGTCCTCGCCGTACAAAGGCCGTGACGCTGACGCACTGTACGAGTACCGCGGCCTGTTCTGGCGTCGTCCGTACCTGACCGCTGTTCTGACCGTGATGATGTTGTCGCTGGCCGGCATCCCGCTGACCGCAGGCTTCATCGGCAAGTTCTACATCATCGCCACCGGTGTCGAATCTCACCAATGGTGGCTGGTCGGCTCCCTGGTACTGGGCAGCGCCATCGGCGTCTTCTACTACCTGCGCGTGATGGTCACCCTGTACCTGATCGAGCCAAACCTGCGTCGCGTCGACGCCCAGCTGCACTGGGAACAAAAGGCAGGCGGCGTGATGCTGCTGGCCATCGCAGTGCTGGCGTTCTTCCTCGGCCTGTACCCACAGCCGTTGCTGGCACTGGTTCAGCAGACTGGCCTGGCGGGTTGA
- a CDS encoding type II toxin-antitoxin system Phd/YefM family antitoxin: MKQDIFSDVVEGFKCLATEQQRNILVRGTPESPAPSKTSRPFTANSTHDNATYCPLTFAYPKNSGYICPEYWRGIMIIVPLGEAKNNLSKLVDDAASGQIITIAKHGRALARLVPVGKPSGRRIGAMKGKLTLPEDFDAPLPDEMLDAFEGTPG; this comes from the coding sequence ATGAAACAGGATATTTTTTCAGACGTGGTCGAAGGTTTTAAATGCCTGGCGACTGAGCAACAACGCAACATTCTGGTAAGGGGTACTCCCGAATCGCCAGCACCCTCAAAAACCTCTCGACCTTTCACCGCTAACTCGACACATGACAACGCGACCTATTGTCCGCTCACCTTTGCCTACCCCAAAAATTCTGGCTATATTTGTCCAGAATATTGGAGGGGCATCATGATCATCGTTCCGTTAGGTGAAGCAAAAAACAATTTGTCCAAACTGGTCGATGACGCTGCTTCCGGACAGATCATCACGATCGCTAAACATGGCCGAGCCCTTGCCCGCCTTGTTCCCGTGGGAAAACCCTCCGGACGGCGCATCGGAGCGATGAAAGGCAAACTGACCCTGCCTGAAGACTTTGATGCGCCGCTACCGGATGAGATGTTGGACGCATTTGAAGGGACTCCTGGATGA
- a CDS encoding type II toxin-antitoxin system VapC family toxin yields MRVLLDTHILLWTLSDDPKLSGRARKLIESAAEIYISAATFWEMAIKVGLGKLSVDLEEVREYCLESGFIELPVTSEHAIAVKDLEHHHRDPFDRLIVATAITEPMKLLTADPLVAKYTSLAILV; encoded by the coding sequence ATGAGGGTCTTACTCGATACACATATTCTGCTTTGGACTCTCAGTGATGATCCAAAACTATCCGGCAGAGCCAGAAAACTCATTGAGAGCGCCGCTGAGATTTACATCAGCGCAGCTACTTTCTGGGAGATGGCGATCAAGGTTGGGCTGGGAAAGCTAAGCGTTGATTTGGAAGAGGTTCGAGAATACTGCCTCGAAAGCGGTTTCATAGAGTTGCCTGTCACTTCAGAACACGCCATTGCAGTGAAAGACCTCGAACATCACCATCGCGATCCGTTCGATCGCCTTATTGTTGCAACTGCAATCACAGAACCAATGAAGCTACTCACCGCCGACCCTTTAGTCGCCAAATACACATCACTCGCTATTTTGGTTTAA
- the cysS gene encoding cysteine--tRNA ligase, translating to MLTIYNTLTKSKEVFKPLDGNKVRMYVCGMTVYDYCHLGHGRSMVAFDLVTRWLRFSGYDLTYVRNITDIDDKIINRARENGESFEALTERMIAAMHEDESRLNILKPDMEPRATGHIAGMHAMIQTLIDKGYAYAPGNGDVYYRVAKFMGYGKLSRKKIEDLRIGARIEVDESKQDPLDFVLWKAAKPGEPSWESPWGAGRPGWHIECSVMSTCCLGETFDIHGGGSDLEFPHHENEIAQSEAATGKTYANAWMHCGMIRINGEKMSKSLNNFFTIRDVLDKYHPEVVRYLLVSSHYRSAINYSEDNLKDAKGALERFYHALKGLPTVPAAGGEAFVERFTQVMNDDFGTPEACAVLFEMVREINRLRESDLNAAAGLAARLKELASVLGVLQLEADDFLQAGAEGRVDAAEVEALIQARLTARANKDWAESDRIRDQLTAMGVVLEDGKGGTTWRLAD from the coding sequence GTGCTTACGATCTACAACACGCTCACCAAGAGCAAAGAAGTCTTCAAGCCGCTGGATGGCAACAAGGTGCGCATGTACGTCTGCGGGATGACCGTGTACGACTACTGCCACCTGGGCCACGGCCGCAGCATGGTCGCGTTCGACCTGGTGACCCGCTGGTTGCGGTTCAGCGGTTACGACCTGACCTATGTGCGCAACATCACCGACATCGACGACAAGATCATCAACCGCGCCCGTGAAAACGGCGAGTCGTTCGAAGCGTTGACCGAGCGCATGATCGCGGCAATGCACGAAGACGAGTCGCGCTTGAACATCCTCAAGCCGGACATGGAGCCGCGCGCCACCGGCCACATTGCCGGCATGCACGCGATGATCCAGACCCTGATCGACAAGGGCTACGCCTACGCGCCGGGTAACGGCGACGTGTACTACCGCGTCGCCAAGTTCATGGGCTACGGCAAGCTGTCGCGCAAGAAAATCGAAGACCTGCGCATCGGCGCCCGCATCGAAGTCGACGAGTCGAAACAGGACCCGCTGGACTTCGTCTTGTGGAAAGCCGCCAAACCGGGTGAGCCGAGCTGGGAATCGCCATGGGGCGCCGGGCGTCCGGGCTGGCACATCGAATGCTCGGTGATGTCGACCTGCTGCCTTGGCGAGACTTTCGATATTCATGGCGGCGGCAGCGACCTTGAGTTCCCGCACCACGAAAACGAAATCGCCCAGAGCGAAGCGGCCACCGGCAAGACCTACGCCAACGCGTGGATGCATTGCGGGATGATTCGCATCAATGGCGAGAAGATGTCCAAGTCCTTGAACAACTTCTTCACCATTCGCGACGTGCTCGACAAGTACCACCCGGAAGTCGTGCGCTACCTGCTGGTATCGAGTCACTACCGCAGCGCGATCAACTACTCGGAAGACAACCTCAAGGACGCCAAAGGCGCTCTGGAGCGTTTCTACCACGCGCTGAAAGGCTTGCCGACGGTTCCGGCCGCCGGTGGCGAAGCCTTTGTCGAACGTTTCACCCAGGTGATGAACGACGACTTCGGCACGCCGGAAGCCTGCGCGGTGCTGTTCGAGATGGTGCGCGAGATCAACCGTCTGCGTGAGAGCGATCTGAATGCAGCGGCAGGTCTGGCGGCACGCCTGAAAGAACTGGCCAGTGTGCTTGGCGTGTTGCAGCTTGAAGCCGATGACTTCCTGCAAGCCGGCGCTGAAGGCCGGGTTGATGCAGCAGAAGTCGAGGCGCTGATTCAGGCGCGCCTGACCGCCCGTGCCAACAAGGACTGGGCCGAGTCGGACCGCATCCGCGACCAGCTCACCGCCATGGGTGTGGTGCTGGAAGACGGCAAGGGCGGCACGACCTGGCGCCTGGCTGACTGA